In Streptomyces longhuiensis, the following proteins share a genomic window:
- the rpsI gene encoding 30S ribosomal protein S9: protein MAETTVEQPVEETEIVDVEQYTTESEVPVEGEYTSESNAARFGDPQPAAGLGRRKNAIARVRIVPGTGKWKVNGRTLEDYFPNKVHQQEVNEPFKVLELDNRYDVIARISGGGVSGQAGALRLGVARALNEADVDNNRGALKKAGYLKRDDRAVERKKAGLKKARKAPQYSKR, encoded by the coding sequence GTGGCCGAGACCACCGTTGAGCAGCCGGTCGAAGAGACCGAGATTGTCGACGTCGAGCAGTACACCACCGAGTCCGAGGTCCCCGTCGAGGGCGAGTACACCTCGGAGTCGAACGCGGCGCGCTTCGGCGACCCGCAGCCGGCCGCCGGCCTGGGCCGTCGCAAGAACGCCATCGCGCGCGTTCGCATCGTGCCCGGCACCGGCAAGTGGAAGGTCAACGGGCGTACGCTCGAGGACTACTTCCCGAACAAGGTCCACCAGCAGGAAGTCAACGAGCCCTTCAAGGTGCTCGAGCTCGACAACCGCTACGACGTCATCGCCCGCATCTCGGGTGGCGGCGTCTCCGGTCAGGCCGGTGCGCTCCGTCTCGGTGTCGCCCGTGCGCTGAACGAGGCCGACGTCGACAACAACCGCGGCGCCCTCAAGAAGGCCGGTTACCTCAAGCGTGACGACCGTGCGGTCGAGCGCAAGAAGGCCGGTCTCAAAAAGGCCCGTAAGGCCCCGCAGTACAGCAAGCGCTAA
- the alr gene encoding alanine racemase: MTERAPAVGRARAEIDLAALRANVRSLRDRAPGAAFMAVVKADAYGHGMIPCARAAREAGATWVGTATPEEALAVRAAGIEGRVMCWLWTPGGPWREGIEADLDMSVSGMWALDEVVAAARVVGRPARIQLKADTGLGRNGCLPGDWPELVRSAVAAEREGLVVVSGLWSHFACADEPGHPSIAAQLERFREMVSFAEGAGVRPEVRHIANSPGTLTLPETHFDLVRPGIAMYGISPSPEIGTPEDFGLRPVMTLSASLALVKHAPGGLGVSYGHHYVTPGETTLGLVPLGYGDGIPRHASGTGPVLIGGKLRTVAGRVAMDQFVVDLGGDELAAGDEAVLFGPGDRGEPTAEDWAQAAGTIAYEIVTRIGARVPRVYVDDGGAARE, encoded by the coding sequence ATGACTGAGAGAGCACCTGCCGTGGGCCGTGCCCGGGCCGAGATCGATCTGGCCGCTCTGCGCGCCAATGTGCGATCCCTGCGCGATCGTGCGCCAGGGGCCGCCTTCATGGCTGTGGTCAAGGCTGATGCCTACGGCCACGGCATGATCCCCTGCGCGCGCGCCGCGCGGGAGGCCGGTGCCACCTGGGTCGGTACGGCCACACCCGAGGAGGCTCTCGCGGTGCGTGCCGCGGGGATCGAGGGGCGCGTCATGTGCTGGCTCTGGACGCCCGGCGGGCCCTGGCGCGAGGGCATCGAGGCCGACCTCGACATGTCCGTGAGCGGCATGTGGGCTTTGGACGAGGTCGTCGCCGCCGCTCGGGTGGTGGGGCGTCCCGCTCGTATTCAGTTGAAGGCCGATACGGGGCTCGGGCGTAACGGGTGTCTGCCGGGTGACTGGCCCGAGCTCGTGCGTTCCGCTGTTGCCGCGGAGCGCGAGGGGCTTGTCGTCGTTTCCGGGCTCTGGTCCCACTTCGCCTGTGCCGATGAGCCGGGGCATCCGTCGATCGCCGCTCAGTTGGAGCGTTTTCGCGAGATGGTCTCCTTCGCGGAGGGGGCCGGGGTTCGGCCCGAGGTTCGGCACATCGCCAATTCGCCGGGAACCCTGACCCTGCCCGAGACCCATTTCGATCTGGTGCGGCCAGGCATCGCCATGTACGGGATCTCGCCCAGCCCCGAGATCGGCACGCCCGAGGACTTCGGGCTGCGGCCCGTCATGACCCTGTCCGCCTCGCTCGCCCTGGTGAAGCACGCCCCGGGCGGGCTCGGCGTCAGTTACGGGCATCACTACGTCACCCCGGGCGAGACCACTCTGGGGCTCGTGCCTCTCGGGTACGGGGACGGGATTCCCCGGCATGCCTCGGGGACCGGGCCCGTACTCATCGGGGGCAAGCTGCGTACCGTCGCCGGGCGCGTCGCCATGGACCAGTTCGTCGTCGATCTCGGCGGCGACGAGCTGGCGGCCGGGGACGAGGCCGTGCTGTTCGGGCCCGGCGACCGGGGCGAGCCGACCGCCGAGGACTGGGCGCAGGCCGCCGGCACCATCGCGTACGAGATCGTCACCCGGATCGGGGCGCGTGTTCCGCGCGTCTATGTGGACGACGGAGGAGCGGCACGTGAGTGA
- the glmM gene encoding phosphoglucosamine mutase, with protein sequence MGRLFGTDGVRGVANADLTAELALGLSVAAAHVLGEAGTFEGHRPVAVVGRDPRASGEFLEAAVVAGLASAGVDVLRVGVLPTPAVAHLTGALGADLGVMLSASHNAMPDNGIKFFARGGHKLADELEDRIEQVYEQHRTGAPWDRPTGAGVGRVNSYDAGADQYVAHLIGVLPNRLDGLRIVLDEAHGAAARVSPEAFTRAGAQIVTIGADPDGLNINDGCGSTHLDLLKAAVVEHGADLGIAHDGDADRCLAVDHTGAEIDGDQILAVLALSMREHGALRQDTVVATVMSNLGFKLAMEREGIEFVATAVGDRYVLESMKEHGYALGGEQSGHVIILDHATTGDGTLTGLLLAARVAQTGRTLQDLASVMERLPQVLVNVRDVDKSRVTTSAELAAAVTDAERELGATGRVLLRSSGTEPLVRVMVEAADIEQARSIAGRLADVVKSTLG encoded by the coding sequence GTGGGACGACTGTTCGGCACGGACGGCGTACGAGGTGTCGCCAACGCGGATCTGACGGCCGAGCTCGCGCTCGGACTCTCCGTGGCGGCGGCTCATGTGCTCGGCGAGGCGGGGACGTTCGAGGGGCACCGCCCGGTGGCCGTGGTCGGTCGTGACCCGCGGGCTTCGGGCGAGTTCCTGGAGGCCGCGGTCGTCGCCGGTCTGGCGAGCGCGGGCGTCGACGTCCTGCGGGTCGGCGTGCTGCCCACCCCCGCGGTGGCGCATCTCACCGGCGCGCTGGGCGCCGACCTCGGCGTGATGCTGTCCGCCAGCCACAACGCGATGCCGGACAACGGCATCAAGTTCTTCGCGCGCGGCGGCCACAAGCTCGCCGACGAGCTGGAGGACCGTATCGAGCAGGTCTACGAGCAGCACCGCACCGGTGCGCCGTGGGACCGCCCGACCGGTGCCGGCGTCGGCCGCGTCAACTCGTACGACGCGGGTGCCGACCAGTACGTCGCCCACCTCATCGGTGTGCTGCCCAACCGCCTCGACGGCCTGCGGATCGTCCTGGACGAGGCGCACGGCGCGGCGGCGCGGGTCTCGCCCGAGGCGTTCACGCGGGCCGGTGCCCAGATCGTCACGATCGGCGCCGACCCGGACGGTCTGAACATCAACGACGGCTGCGGCTCCACCCACCTCGACCTGCTGAAGGCCGCCGTCGTCGAGCACGGCGCCGACCTCGGCATCGCGCACGACGGTGACGCCGACCGCTGCCTGGCCGTCGACCACACGGGCGCCGAGATCGACGGGGACCAGATCCTCGCCGTGCTCGCCCTGTCGATGCGGGAGCACGGCGCCCTGCGCCAGGACACCGTTGTCGCGACCGTCATGTCGAACCTCGGCTTCAAGCTGGCCATGGAGCGCGAGGGCATCGAGTTCGTGGCGACCGCCGTCGGTGACCGGTACGTCCTGGAGTCGATGAAGGAGCACGGGTACGCGCTCGGCGGCGAGCAGTCCGGGCACGTGATCATCCTCGACCACGCGACGACCGGCGACGGCACGCTCACGGGTCTGCTGCTCGCGGCCCGCGTCGCCCAGACCGGCCGCACCCTCCAGGACCTCGCCTCCGTCATGGAGCGCCTGCCGCAGGTCCTGGTCAACGTGCGCGACGTCGACAAGTCCCGCGTCACGACGTCCGCCGAACTGGCCGCCGCCGTCACCGACGCCGAGCGTGAGCTGGGTGCGACGGGCCGGGTGCTGCTGCGTTCGTCCGGCACGGAGCCGCTGGTCCGCGTCATGGTCGAGGCCGCCGACATCGAGCAGGCCCGCTCGATCGCCGGCCGCCTCGCCGATGTCGTCAAGTCCACCCTGGGCTAA
- a CDS encoding holo-ACP synthase, which translates to MIIGVGIDVAEIERFEASLARTPGMAERLFVDRELLLPSGERRGVASLAARFAAKEALAKALGAPAGLRWTDAEVCVEESGQPRLRVTGTVAARAAEMGVRSWHVSLSHDAGVASAVVIAEG; encoded by the coding sequence TTGATTATTGGGGTCGGGATCGACGTCGCCGAGATCGAGCGGTTCGAGGCGTCGCTGGCGCGTACGCCCGGAATGGCCGAACGGCTCTTCGTCGATCGGGAGTTGCTGCTTCCCAGCGGGGAGCGGCGTGGCGTCGCCTCCCTGGCCGCGCGGTTCGCGGCCAAGGAGGCGCTGGCCAAGGCGCTGGGGGCGCCGGCCGGGTTGCGGTGGACCGATGCGGAGGTCTGTGTCGAGGAGAGTGGGCAGCCGCGGCTCCGGGTCACCGGGACCGTTGCTGCGCGTGCCGCGGAGATGGGTGTGCGCTCCTGGCATGTGTCGCTCAGCCATGACGCCGGGGTCGCGTCGGCGGTTGTGATCGCTGAGGGGTAG
- a CDS encoding DUF389 domain-containing protein gives MLHLRLITPADKTDAVARLIGRTVGTTHLVVVPGAARDPKGDVVMCDVAREAGDELISGLRGLHIDTTGSIAVENIDLSLSRLADRAEDEAPGEGADAVLWEALTDATHEESTLNVTYVAFLAVATMLAACGVMLDNAILIVGAMAVGPEFGPLAGISTALVQRAPRLVWRSLWALLAGFAAAMLLTAGFSWLLDTFGLFTRSMIEGDRPNTSFIWKPDWMSFVVAFLAGIAGTLSLTSAKSGALIGVAISVTTVPAAANAAVAFAYSDYAQTWGSTAQLLANLGGIVLAGTLTLLAQKWFWATQRKRAAPAPESA, from the coding sequence ATGCTGCACCTGCGACTGATCACCCCGGCCGACAAGACCGACGCGGTGGCCCGCCTGATCGGGAGGACCGTCGGCACCACCCATCTCGTGGTGGTGCCCGGCGCGGCCCGCGACCCCAAGGGCGACGTCGTGATGTGCGATGTCGCGCGGGAGGCCGGCGACGAGCTGATCAGCGGGCTGCGCGGCCTCCACATCGACACGACGGGCTCGATCGCGGTCGAGAACATCGACCTGTCGCTGTCGAGGCTGGCCGACCGGGCGGAGGACGAGGCGCCGGGCGAGGGTGCGGACGCGGTCCTGTGGGAAGCGCTGACGGACGCGACGCACGAGGAGTCCACGCTCAACGTCACCTACGTGGCGTTCCTGGCCGTCGCGACGATGCTCGCGGCCTGCGGTGTGATGCTGGACAACGCGATCCTGATCGTCGGCGCGATGGCCGTCGGCCCCGAGTTCGGGCCGCTCGCCGGGATCTCCACGGCACTGGTGCAGCGCGCCCCGCGCCTGGTGTGGCGCTCGCTGTGGGCGCTGCTCGCGGGATTCGCCGCCGCGATGCTGCTGACGGCCGGGTTCAGCTGGCTGCTGGACACGTTCGGCCTGTTCACGCGCTCGATGATCGAGGGGGACCGGCCGAACACGTCGTTCATCTGGAAGCCGGACTGGATGTCGTTCGTCGTGGCGTTCCTCGCGGGCATCGCCGGGACGCTGTCCCTCACGTCGGCGAAGTCGGGCGCCCTGATCGGTGTCGCCATCTCGGTGACGACGGTCCCGGCGGCGGCGAACGCGGCGGTGGCGTTCGCGTACAGCGACTACGCCCAGACATGGGGCTCGACCGCCCAGCTCCTCGCGAACCTCGGCGGCATCGTCCTGGCCGGCACGCTCACGCTGCTCGCCCAGAAGTGGTTCTGGGCGACACAGCGCAAGCGTGCCGCTCCTGCGCCCGAATCGGCCTGA
- the glmS gene encoding glutamine--fructose-6-phosphate transaminase (isomerizing), with amino-acid sequence MCGIVGYVGSQSALDVVLAGLKRLEYRGYDSAGVAVLADGGLASARKAGKLANLEKELVERPLPAGATGIGHTRWATHGGPTDVNAHPHLDNAGRVAVVHNGIIENFAELRAELAERGHVLESETDTEVVAHLLAEEFSVCDGLAEAMRLVCRRLEGAFTLVAVHADEPDVVVGARRNSPLVVGVGEDEAFLASDVAAFIAHTRSAIELGQDQVVELRRDGVRDGVTVTDFDGRPAEVRSYHVDWDASAAEKGGYDYFMLKEIAEQPKAVADTLLGRIGVDGALTLDELRIPAAVLKEVDKVVIVACGTAFHAGLIAKYAIEHWTRIPCEVELASEFRYRDPILGGRSLVIAISQSGETMDTLMALRHARDQGATVLAICNTNGSTIPRESDAVLYTHAGPEVAVASTKAFLTQLVACYLVALYLGQVRGTKWGDEIRAVIRDLADISGEVERVLETMEPVRELARSLSDKRTVLFLGRHVGYPVALEGALKLKELAYMHAEGFAAGELKHGPIALIEDDVPVVVVVPSPKGRSVLHDKIVSNIQEIRARGARTIVIAEEGDEAVVPYADHLVRIPATPTLLQPLVAAVPLQVFACELATARGNEVDQPRNLAKSVTVE; translated from the coding sequence ATGTGCGGAATCGTGGGATACGTCGGATCTCAGTCGGCGCTCGACGTCGTGCTCGCCGGACTGAAGAGGCTCGAATACCGGGGATATGACTCGGCCGGGGTCGCGGTGCTCGCCGACGGCGGCCTCGCCTCGGCCAGGAAGGCGGGCAAGCTCGCCAACCTGGAGAAGGAGCTCGTGGAGCGGCCGCTGCCGGCCGGGGCCACGGGCATCGGCCACACCCGCTGGGCCACCCACGGCGGCCCGACCGATGTGAACGCGCATCCGCACCTCGACAACGCCGGCCGCGTCGCCGTGGTCCACAACGGCATCATCGAGAACTTCGCCGAGCTGCGCGCCGAGCTCGCCGAGCGCGGGCACGTCCTGGAGTCCGAGACCGACACCGAGGTCGTCGCGCATCTGCTCGCCGAGGAGTTCTCCGTGTGCGATGGCCTCGCCGAGGCCATGCGGCTCGTCTGCCGGCGCCTCGAAGGGGCGTTCACGCTGGTCGCCGTACACGCCGACGAGCCCGACGTCGTCGTGGGCGCCCGGCGCAACTCGCCTCTCGTCGTCGGTGTGGGGGAGGACGAGGCGTTCCTCGCCTCCGACGTCGCCGCCTTCATCGCCCATACGCGCTCCGCGATCGAACTTGGCCAGGACCAGGTCGTCGAGCTGCGGCGGGACGGCGTACGGGACGGGGTGACCGTCACCGACTTCGACGGGCGGCCCGCCGAGGTGCGGTCGTACCACGTCGACTGGGACGCCTCCGCCGCCGAGAAGGGCGGCTACGACTACTTCATGCTCAAGGAGATCGCCGAGCAGCCGAAGGCGGTCGCCGACACGCTGCTCGGGCGCATCGGCGTCGACGGAGCCCTGACGCTCGACGAACTCCGTATCCCCGCGGCCGTGTTGAAGGAAGTCGACAAGGTCGTGATCGTGGCGTGCGGGACCGCGTTCCACGCCGGTCTCATCGCCAAGTACGCCATCGAGCACTGGACCCGGATCCCGTGCGAGGTGGAGCTCGCGAGTGAGTTCCGGTACCGGGATCCCATTCTCGGCGGACGCTCGCTCGTCATCGCCATCTCGCAGTCGGGCGAGACCATGGACACGCTGATGGCGCTGCGGCACGCCCGTGACCAGGGTGCGACCGTCCTCGCCATCTGCAACACGAACGGGTCGACCATTCCCCGCGAGTCCGACGCCGTTCTCTACACGCATGCCGGGCCCGAGGTCGCCGTCGCCTCCACCAAGGCGTTCCTCACGCAGCTCGTGGCCTGCTATCTCGTGGCCCTGTACCTGGGGCAGGTGCGCGGCACGAAGTGGGGGGACGAGATCCGCGCGGTGATCCGGGACCTCGCCGACATCTCCGGCGAGGTCGAGCGCGTGCTGGAGACCATGGAGCCCGTGCGGGAGCTGGCCCGGTCGCTCTCCGACAAGCGGACCGTGCTCTTCCTGGGGCGGCACGTGGGCTATCCCGTCGCCCTCGAAGGCGCCCTGAAGCTCAAGGAGCTCGCCTATATGCACGCGGAGGGCTTCGCCGCCGGTGAACTCAAGCACGGGCCCATCGCGTTGATCGAGGACGACGTGCCCGTCGTGGTCGTCGTGCCGTCGCCCAAGGGGCGGTCCGTCCTCCACGACAAGATCGTGTCCAACATCCAGGAGATCCGGGCCCGCGGGGCGCGCACCATCGTGATCGCCGAGGAGGGGGACGAGGCGGTCGTCCCGTACGCCGACCATCTCGTACGGATCCCTGCCACCCCTACGCTCCTTCAGCCGCTGGTTGCGGCGGTGCCGTTGCAGGTGTTTGCTTGCGAGCTGGCCACGGCCCGGGGGAACGAGGTCGACCAGCCTCGCAACCTCGCCAAGTCCGTGACGGTGGAGTGA
- the rplQ gene encoding 50S ribosomal protein L17 produces MPKPTKGARLGGSAAHEKLLIANLAKSLFEHGKITTTEAKARRLRPYAERLVTKAKKGDLHNRRQVLQVITDKSVVHTLFTEIAPRYENRPGGYTRITKIGNRRGDNAPMAVIELVEALTVAQQATGEAEAATKRAAKDTEAAAPAAEVVEDAAAVEAAEESKDA; encoded by the coding sequence ATGCCGAAGCCCACCAAGGGTGCCCGTCTGGGCGGCAGCGCTGCGCACGAGAAGCTGCTCATCGCGAACCTCGCGAAGTCGCTCTTCGAGCACGGCAAGATCACGACGACCGAGGCCAAGGCCCGTCGTCTGCGCCCGTACGCGGAGCGTCTGGTCACCAAGGCGAAGAAGGGCGACCTTCACAACCGCCGTCAGGTGCTCCAGGTCATCACGGACAAGAGCGTCGTCCACACGCTCTTCACCGAGATCGCCCCGCGCTACGAGAACCGTCCGGGTGGTTACACCCGTATCACCAAGATCGGTAACCGCCGTGGCGACAACGCGCCCATGGCTGTCATCGAGCTGGTCGAGGCGCTGACGGTTGCGCAGCAGGCCACCGGTGAGGCCGAGGCCGCCACCAAGCGTGCCGCCAAGGACACCGAGGCTGCCGCTCCGGCCGCCGAGGTCGTCGAGGACGCCGCAGCGGTCGAGGCCGCTGAGGAGTCCAAGGACGCCTGA
- a CDS encoding NAD(P)H-hydrate dehydratase → MRTAYSVDTVRTAERALMARLPEGALMQRAAAGLAVVCAELLGKVYGARVVLLVGSGDNGGDALYAGARLARRGAGVAAVLLDPGRVHRAGLAAFLSAGGRVADSGERALAGADLVVDGIVGIGGRGGLRAAALPVVRAASASRAVVVSVDLPSGVDADTGQVAGEAVRADVTVTFGAYKPGLLVDPGREYAGAVRLVDIGLELGRGAGELEALQHGDVAGLLPEPTGESDKYRRGVVGIVAGSARYPGAAVLAVAGALRGGAGAVRYVGPAAGAVVSRFPETLVSEGAPGKAGRVQAWVAGPGLGDDASGLADVLGAEVPVLIDADGLRLADPEAVRGRVAPTLLTPHAGEAAALLGAAREEVEAERLAAVRELADRFSATVLLKGSTTLVAGGRGEGVGRSARVNSTGTAWLATAGSGDVLSGLCGSLLAAGLGALDAGSVGAYLHGLAARRVSGGAPVVAQDVAEGIAGAWGDVRRGV, encoded by the coding sequence ATGCGTACCGCCTACAGCGTCGACACCGTACGGACCGCCGAGCGTGCCCTCATGGCGCGGCTTCCCGAAGGCGCCCTGATGCAGCGGGCCGCCGCCGGGCTCGCCGTCGTCTGCGCCGAGCTCCTCGGCAAGGTGTACGGGGCCCGGGTCGTGCTCCTCGTCGGGTCCGGGGACAACGGGGGTGACGCCCTCTACGCCGGCGCCCGGCTCGCCCGCCGTGGCGCCGGGGTTGCCGCCGTGCTCCTGGACCCCGGGCGGGTGCACCGTGCCGGGCTTGCCGCGTTCCTCTCCGCCGGGGGGCGCGTCGCCGACTCCGGCGAGCGCGCTCTTGCCGGCGCCGATCTCGTCGTCGACGGGATCGTGGGCATCGGGGGGCGGGGTGGGCTGCGCGCGGCTGCCCTGCCCGTTGTCCGTGCTGCCTCGGCGTCCCGTGCCGTCGTCGTCTCCGTGGATCTGCCCAGTGGCGTCGACGCCGATACCGGGCAGGTCGCCGGGGAGGCCGTCCGCGCCGATGTGACCGTCACCTTCGGTGCGTACAAGCCCGGGCTTCTCGTCGATCCCGGGCGGGAGTACGCCGGTGCCGTCCGGCTCGTCGACATCGGGCTCGAACTGGGACGTGGGGCGGGGGAGTTGGAGGCCCTTCAGCACGGTGACGTGGCGGGGCTGCTGCCCGAACCCACCGGAGAGAGCGACAAGTACCGGCGTGGTGTCGTGGGCATCGTCGCCGGGTCCGCCCGGTATCCCGGTGCCGCCGTGCTTGCCGTCGCCGGGGCTCTGCGGGGTGGGGCCGGAGCCGTTCGGTACGTCGGGCCTGCGGCCGGCGCCGTCGTCTCGCGGTTCCCCGAGACCTTGGTGTCCGAGGGCGCACCCGGGAAGGCGGGGCGGGTGCAGGCGTGGGTGGCCGGGCCCGGACTGGGTGACGACGCCTCCGGGCTCGCGGACGTCCTGGGTGCCGAGGTGCCCGTCCTGATCGACGCCGACGGGCTGCGGCTCGCCGATCCTGAGGCCGTTCGGGGGCGGGTCGCGCCTACGTTGCTCACGCCTCATGCGGGGGAGGCCGCCGCGTTGTTGGGAGCTGCCCGGGAGGAGGTGGAGGCGGAGCGGCTCGCCGCTGTGCGGGAGTTGGCCGACCGGTTCTCCGCCACGGTGCTCTTGAAGGGGTCCACCACCTTGGTCGCCGGGGGGCGGGGGGAGGGGGTGGGGCGTTCGGCTCGGGTCAATTCCACGGGTACCGCCTGGCTGGCCACCGCGGGGAGTGGTGACGTGTTGTCCGGGCTCTGCGGGTCGCTGCTCGCTGCGGGGCTTGGAGCGCTCGATGCCGGGTCTGTGGGGGCCTACCTGCATGGGCTTGCTGCTCGGCGTGTGTCTGGTGGGGCGCCCGTGGTTGCACAGGATGTGGCTGAGGGGATTGCCGGGGCCTGGGGGGATGTTCGGCGCGGGGTGTAG
- the rplM gene encoding 50S ribosomal protein L13, with translation MRTYSPKPGDITRQWYVIDAQDVVLGRLATTAANILRGKHKPIYAPHVDAGDFVIIINADKVHLSGNKKTQKMAYRHSGYPGGLRSVRYDELLDKNPEKAVEKAIKGMIPKNTLGRQVLSKLKVYSGDQHPHAAQQPVPFEITQVAQ, from the coding sequence GTGCGTACGTACAGCCCCAAGCCCGGCGACATCACTCGCCAGTGGTACGTCATCGACGCCCAGGATGTCGTCCTGGGTCGTCTGGCGACCACCGCCGCGAACATCCTGCGGGGAAAGCACAAGCCGATCTACGCCCCCCACGTCGACGCTGGTGACTTCGTCATCATCATCAACGCGGACAAGGTGCACCTTTCCGGCAACAAGAAGACCCAGAAGATGGCGTACCGCCACTCCGGCTACCCGGGCGGTCTGCGTTCCGTTCGTTACGACGAGCTGCTGGACAAGAACCCGGAGAAGGCCGTCGAGAAGGCCATCAAGGGCATGATCCCCAAGAACACCCTGGGCCGTCAGGTGCTCTCGAAGCTGAAGGTCTACTCGGGCGACCAGCACCCCCACGCTGCCCAGCAGCCGGTGCCGTTCGAGATCACCCAGGTCGCGCAGTAG
- the coaA gene encoding type I pantothenate kinase, whose amino-acid sequence MPPTAPRSAHRHKPEATPYVDLTRTEWSALRNKTPLPLTADELEKLRGLGDVIDLDEVRDIYLPLSRLLNLYVGATDTLRGALNTFLGETVEKASQSGTPFVIGVAGSVAVGKSTVARLLQALLSRWPEHPRVELVTTDGFLLPTKELERRGLMSRKGFPESYDRRALTRFVADIKAGKDEVSAPVYSHLIYDIVPGQKLTVRRPDILIVEGLNVLQPAMPGKDGRTRVGLADYFDFSVYVDARAEDIESWYLNRFKKLRQTAFQNPSSYFRKYTQVSEEEALDYARTTWRTINKPNLLENVAPTRGRATLVVRKGPDHKVQRLSLRKL is encoded by the coding sequence GTGCCCCCGACGGCACCCCGGAGCGCCCACCGGCACAAGCCGGAGGCGACTCCCTACGTCGACCTCACCCGCACCGAGTGGAGCGCGCTGCGCAACAAGACGCCGCTCCCCCTCACCGCCGATGAGCTGGAGAAACTGCGCGGCCTCGGCGATGTCATCGACCTGGACGAGGTCCGGGACATCTACCTCCCGCTCTCGCGCCTCCTCAACCTCTACGTCGGCGCCACCGACACCCTGCGCGGCGCCCTCAACACCTTCCTCGGCGAGACCGTGGAGAAGGCGTCCCAGTCGGGCACGCCCTTCGTCATAGGGGTCGCCGGTTCGGTGGCGGTGGGCAAGTCGACCGTCGCCCGCCTCCTCCAGGCGCTGCTGTCCCGCTGGCCCGAGCACCCGCGCGTAGAGCTCGTCACCACGGACGGCTTCCTGCTGCCGACGAAGGAGCTGGAGCGGCGCGGCCTGATGTCGCGCAAGGGCTTCCCCGAGTCGTACGACCGCCGCGCCCTGACCCGCTTCGTCGCCGACATCAAGGCGGGCAAGGACGAGGTGTCGGCACCCGTCTACTCCCACCTCATCTACGACATCGTGCCCGGCCAGAAGCTCACGGTCCGCCGCCCCGACATCCTCATCGTCGAGGGCCTGAACGTGCTCCAGCCGGCCATGCCCGGCAAGGACGGCCGCACCCGCGTCGGCCTCGCCGACTACTTCGACTTCAGCGTGTACGTGGACGCGCGCGCCGAGGACATCGAGAGCTGGTACCTCAACCGGTTCAAGAAGCTCCGCCAGACGGCCTTCCAGAACCCGTCCTCGTACTTCCGCAAGTACACGCAGGTCTCCGAGGAGGAGGCGCTCGACTACGCGCGCACGACCTGGCGGACCATCAACAAGCCGAACCTGCTGGAGAATGTGGCGCCCACGCGCGGCCGCGCGACGCTCGTCGTGCGCAAGGGCCCCGACCACAAGGTGCAGCGGCTGAGCCTGCGGAAGCTGTAG
- the truA gene encoding tRNA pseudouridine(38-40) synthase TruA, whose amino-acid sequence MSDEVEPGFVRVRLDLSYDGKDFSGWAKQASGRRTVQGEIEDALKTVTRSAQTYELTVAGRTDAGVHARGQVAHVDLPEDVWAEHQDKLLRRLAGRLPHDVRVWKVAQAPTGFNARFAAVWRRYVYRVTDNPGGVDPLLRSHVLWHDWELDLDAMNAAAEKLLGEHDFAAYCKRREGATTIRTLQELRWERSPDGILEATVRADAFCHNMVRSLVGAMLFVGDGHRPPDWPAKVLAAGVRDSAVHVVRPHGLTLEEVGYPADELLAARSKEARNKRTLPGAPFSEPGCC is encoded by the coding sequence GTGAGTGACGAGGTAGAGCCCGGGTTCGTGCGGGTGCGGCTGGATCTGTCGTACGACGGCAAGGACTTCTCCGGGTGGGCGAAGCAGGCCAGCGGCCGGCGGACCGTGCAGGGCGAGATCGAGGACGCGCTGAAGACCGTGACCCGGTCCGCGCAGACGTACGAGCTGACCGTGGCGGGGCGGACCGACGCGGGGGTGCACGCGCGCGGGCAGGTCGCGCATGTCGATCTGCCCGAGGACGTCTGGGCCGAGCACCAGGACAAGCTCCTGCGCCGGCTCGCGGGGCGGCTGCCGCACGATGTGCGGGTGTGGAAGGTGGCTCAGGCGCCGACCGGGTTCAACGCGCGCTTCGCCGCCGTGTGGCGTCGGTACGTGTACCGGGTGACCGACAACCCCGGTGGTGTCGATCCGCTGCTGCGCAGTCATGTGCTGTGGCACGACTGGGAGTTGGACCTCGACGCGATGAACGCGGCCGCCGAGAAGCTGCTCGGGGAGCACGACTTCGCCGCGTACTGCAAGCGGCGCGAGGGCGCGACGACGATCCGTACGCTCCAGGAGCTGCGGTGGGAGCGGTCGCCCGACGGGATCCTCGAAGCGACCGTCCGGGCCGACGCCTTCTGCCACAACATGGTGCGCTCGCTGGTCGGCGCGATGCTGTTCGTCGGTGACGGGCACCGGCCGCCGGACTGGCCCGCGAAGGTCCTGGCCGCCGGTGTGCGGGACTCGGCGGTGCACGTGGTGCGGCCGCACGGTCTGACGCTGGAGGAAGTCGGTTACCCGGCCGACGAGTTGCTCGCGGCGCGCAGCAAGGAGGCCAGGAACAAGCGGACGCTGCCGGGAGCGCCCTTCTCGGAGCCGGGGTGCTGCTGA